Below is a genomic region from Streptomyces ferrugineus.
CCAGCTCGGCGTTGGACGCCTGGAGGGCCTTCTGCCGGTTCTCCAACTCGGCCGACCGCTCACGCAGTTGCTCGGTCAGCTCCTGCGACTGCTTCAGCAGCACCTCGGTCTTGGTGTTGACGGAGATGGTGTTGACGCTGGTCGCGATCATCTCGGCGATCTGGTTGAGGAAATCCTTCTGGATCTGCGTGAAGGGAGTGAAGGAGGCCAGCTCGATGACGCCGAGCACCTGGCCCTCGAAGAGCACCGGAAGGACGATCACTTGCGCGGGAGGCGCCTCGCCGAGCCCGGAGGAGATCTTCAGATAGCCGCTGGGCGCGTTCTCCACCAGGATCGTGCGCTTCTCCATGGCGGCCGTCCCGATCAGCCCCTCCCCGGGCCGGAACGAGGTCGGCATGGACCCCATCGAATAGGCGTACGACCCCAGCATCCGCAGCTCGTACTGGTCCTCGCCCTCGGCGCTCGTGTCCTTGCCGTCGACCAGCGGCATCGCCAGGAAGAACGCGCCGTGCTGCGCGGAGACGACCGGCGTCAGCTCGCTCATGATCAGCGAGGCCACGTCCTCCAGGTCCCGGCGGCCCTGCATCAGCGCCGAGATACGGGCGAGGTTGCCCTTGAGCCAGTCCTGCTCCTTGTTGGCGATCGTGGTGTCGCGCAGGTTGGCGATCATCTTGTTGATGTAGTCCTGAAGCTCCTGGATCTCGCCGGACGCGTCGACGTCGATCTTCAGGTTCAGGTCGCCACGGGTCACCGCGGTCGCCACGCGTGCGATGGCGCGTACCTGCCGGGTGAGGTTTCCTGCCATCTCGTTCACGGACTCGGTGAGGTCGCGCCAGGTTCCGTCGACGTCACGCACGCGTGCCTGGCCGCCGAGCTGTCCCTCGGTGCCCACCTCGCGGGCGACTCGGGTGACCTCCTCGGCGAAGGACGACAGCTGGTCGACCATGGTGTTGATCGTCGTCTTGAGCTCGAGGATCTCACCGCGGGCATCGATGTCGATCTTCTTGGTCAGGTCACCCTTGGCGATGGCGGTGGTGACCATGGCGATGTTGCGGACCTGGCCGGTCAGGTTGGACGCCATCTGGTTCACGGACTCGGTGAGGTCCTTCCACGTACCGGCCACACCGGGTACGTGCGCCTGACCGCCGAGGATCCCGTCCGTGCCCACCTCACGGGCCACCTTGGTGACCTGGTCGGCGAACGAACTCAGCGTCTTCACCATGGTGTTGAAGGTGTCGGCGAGCTGCGCCACCTCACCTCGCGCCTCGATCGTCACCGTCCGCGTCAGGTCGCCGTTGGCGACGGCCGCCGCGACCTGGGAGATGTTGCGCACCTGCATGGTCAGGTTCTTGGCCATCAGGTTGACGTTGTCGCTGAGGTCCTTCCAGATGCCGACGACGCCGGCCACATGCGCCTGGCCGCCCAGAATGCCCTCGGTGCCCACCTCGCGGGCCACCCGGGTCACCTGCTCGGCGAAGCTGGAGAGCTGGTCGACCATCGTGTTGACGGTCGTGACGAGCTCGAGGATCTCGCCCTTGGCGTCGACGGTGATCTTCTTGGACAGGTCGCCCTTGGCGACCGCGGTGGTGACCTCGGCGATGTTGCGGACCTGACTGGTCAGGTTGTTCGCCATGAAGTTCACGGACTGGGTGAGGTCCTTCCAGGTGCCGGAGACGCCCTGCACCTCGGCCTGACCGCCGAGCTGGCCCTCCGTACCCACCTCACGGGCGACCCTGGTGACCTCCTCCGCGAACGACGACAGCTGGTCCACCATCGTGTTCAGCGTGTTCTTCAGCTCCAGGATCTCGCCGCGGGCATCGACGGTGATCTTCTGCGACAGGTCACCGCGCGCCACCGCGGTGGCGACCTGGGCGATGTTGCGCACCTGGGCGGTGAGGTTTCCTGCCATTCCGTTCACGGAGTCGGTCAGGTCCCGCCACACCCCGGCCACACCGGGCACCTGCGCCTGACCGCCCAGGCGGCCCTCGGTGCCCACCTCGCGGGCGACCCGGGTCACCTGGTCGGCGAAGCCGGAGAGCTGGTCGACCATCGTGTTGATGGTGTTCTTCAGCTCCAGGATCTCGCCGCGCGCGTCGACGTCGATCTTCTGCGACAGGTCACCCCGGGCCACCGCGGTCGTGACCTGGGCGATGTTCCGAACCTGAGCGGTAAGGTTTCCTGCCATTCCGTTGACGGAGTCGGTGAGCTCCTTCCACGTACCGGCAACACCCGGTACGACCGCCTGACCGCCCAGACGGCCCTCGGTGCCCACGTCCCGGGCCATCCGCGTGACCTGGTCGGCGAAGGACGACAGCTGGTCCACCATCGTGTTCACGGTGTTCTTCAGCTGGAGCATCTCGCCGGAGACGTCCACGGTGACCTTCTGCGACAGATCACCGTTGGCCACCGCCGTCGTCACCTGGGCGATGTTCCTCACCTGTCCGGTGAGGTTGCGGAACGCGGTGTTGACGGAGTCCGTCAGGTCCTTCCAGGTCCCGGCCGCTCCCGGAACCTGTGCCTGGCCGCCCAGCTCACCCTCTACACCGACCTCACGCGCGACACGCGTCACCTCGGCACCGAACGACGACAGCTGGTCGACCATGCCGTTGACGGTGTTCTTCAGCTCCAGCATCTCGCCGGCCACGTCGACCGTGACCTTCTGCGACAGATCACCGTTGGCCACCGCCGTCGTCACTGCGGCGATGTCCCTCACCTGAATGGTCAGATTCCGGAAAACGGTGTTGACGGAGTCCGTCAGGTCCTTCCACGTCCCCGCCGCACCGGGCACATTCGCCTGGCCGCCCAGCTGCCCCTCGGCGCCGACCTCGTTGGCCACGCGGGTGACCTCGTCCGCGAAGATCCGCAGCGTCTCGGTCATCTGGTTGATCGTGTCCGCGAGCTGAGCCACCTCGCCCCGTGCCGACACGGTCACCTTCTGCGACAGGTCACCACTGGCGACCGCGGTCGTCACCTGGGCGATACCGCGCACCTGCGCCGTCAGGTTGCCGGCCATGAGGTTCACCGAATCGGTGAGGTCCTTCCACACACCGGCCACGCCCGGCACCTGGGCCTGGCCGCCGAGCTCGCCCTCGGTGCCCACCTCGCGCGCGACTCGCGTCACCTCCGAGGAGAAGGACGACAGCTGGTCCACCATCGTGTTGACGGTGTTCTTCAGCTCCAGCATCTCGCCGGCCACATGAACCGTGACCTTCCGGGACAGATCACCCTTGGCGACCGCCGTGGTCACCAGCGCGATGTCCCTCACCTGGGCCGTCAGCCGGTACGCCATCGTGTTGACGGAGTCCGTCAGGTCCTTCCAGGAACCCGACATGCCACGCACGCGCGCCTGCCCGCCGAGCTTGCCCTCGGTGCCCACCTCGCTGGCCACACGCGTGACCTCGTCGGTGAACGTCGACAGCTGATCGACAAGGTTGTTCACAGTCCGCCCGACCTTGAGGAACTCTCCCCGCAGTGGATGCCCGGTCCCGTCCTGGGCCTGCGTACGCAGCTCCATGCGCGGCGAGAGATCACCCTCGGCCACCGCGGACAGCACCCGGCCGACCTCGGACACCGGCCGTACGAGGTCGTCGACCAGCGCGTTGGAGTTGTCCACGGCCGCGGCCCAGGAGCCCTCGCAGGCGCCCGTCTCCAGCCGTTCCGTGAGCTTGCCCTCACGTCCGACCATGCGCCGCACACGCGCCAGCTCACCCGTGAGGTGGAGATTCCTGTCGGCCACTTCGTTGAAGACGGCGGCGATCTCCGACATCACGCCGTCCCCGGACACCGTGAGCCGCTTCCGGAAGTTCCCGTCGCGCATCGCCACCAGGGCCGCCAGCAGCCGGTTCAGGGCAGCCGTGTCCACCGCAGTGGTGCTGCCGCGCGTCTTGCGCTCGTTACTCAGGGACTGTCCGCCTTTCGCGCGCGTCTTAGTGCCCCGCGTCGCTGCGCCAGACTCCACTGTGTCCCTCCCGCAGGGGTCGACCGTTACTGCTGTGCTCGGGTTCTACTGCTGCGCGTACCCGTTACTGCTGGGTATTCCTGCCGGATATACCAGGCCACACCACGTGCTGCTGCCCGCGGTACGCGAATGACACTCAGCCTGCCCGGACCTTCACAAGAAGCTTGCCCAGTGTTTCACCCCTGCTGAACCCGGCCATAACAGTTCGGCAGCTTCGCACATCGTCCGCACACCCTCCGGGCGGAAACACTGCAGACCGGCATCCGCATGGACCGCGAAGGTAAGTAACCTTGCATGCGGCTGTCCAGCCGCGCCGGTCCCGTCCGGCCTGGGCGGTGACAGGAGGAGCACGAACGGGCATCGGAGGGGCAGCCGGACATGACCACCGGACTGATCCCGGGGGGACCATCCCCGGACAGGCCGACGGGCGCGCAGATGCCGCACCAGCGGCGCGAGCCCGACGGCCACGGAGCCCTGCATGTCGACAACCGGACGAGGAGTTCTGTGATCACCGCGCGCGCGGCAGCCAGCTTCGATCCCGTCGGGCGATCGGTCGCGAGCGCCCGCTCCTTCGTCCGGGACACCCTCCAGGGCTGGGGCTTCGCCGACATCGTCGACGACGCCGTCGTCCTCACCAGTGAACTGGTGACCAACGCCGTCGTGCACGCCGGCACCTCCGCGGACGTTCTGTGTCTGCGCAGTGACGATGGTGTGCGGATCGAGGTGGCCGACCGGTATCCCGAGCGTGAGATCCCTCTCCAGGGCTCGCCCGTCAACATGGGCAGCCCGGACCGCGAAGGCGGCCGCGGCCTCCAGCTGTGCGCGGCCCTGGCCGGCCGCTGGGGCGTCGAGTACACGCCCACGCACAAACAGGTCTGGTTCCAACTCGATCTCCCCGAACGCGCGGTGGGCACCCGCGCCGCGGGCCCGTCCCTGCCCTCCGACCTCCTCCCGCTCGCCGACGGCCGCG
It encodes:
- a CDS encoding HAMP domain-containing protein — its product is MESGAATRGTKTRAKGGQSLSNERKTRGSTTAVDTAALNRLLAALVAMRDGNFRKRLTVSGDGVMSEIAAVFNEVADRNLHLTGELARVRRMVGREGKLTERLETGACEGSWAAAVDNSNALVDDLVRPVSEVGRVLSAVAEGDLSPRMELRTQAQDGTGHPLRGEFLKVGRTVNNLVDQLSTFTDEVTRVASEVGTEGKLGGQARVRGMSGSWKDLTDSVNTMAYRLTAQVRDIALVTTAVAKGDLSRKVTVHVAGEMLELKNTVNTMVDQLSSFSSEVTRVAREVGTEGELGGQAQVPGVAGVWKDLTDSVNLMAGNLTAQVRGIAQVTTAVASGDLSQKVTVSARGEVAQLADTINQMTETLRIFADEVTRVANEVGAEGQLGGQANVPGAAGTWKDLTDSVNTVFRNLTIQVRDIAAVTTAVANGDLSQKVTVDVAGEMLELKNTVNGMVDQLSSFGAEVTRVAREVGVEGELGGQAQVPGAAGTWKDLTDSVNTAFRNLTGQVRNIAQVTTAVANGDLSQKVTVDVSGEMLQLKNTVNTMVDQLSSFADQVTRMARDVGTEGRLGGQAVVPGVAGTWKELTDSVNGMAGNLTAQVRNIAQVTTAVARGDLSQKIDVDARGEILELKNTINTMVDQLSGFADQVTRVAREVGTEGRLGGQAQVPGVAGVWRDLTDSVNGMAGNLTAQVRNIAQVATAVARGDLSQKITVDARGEILELKNTLNTMVDQLSSFAEEVTRVAREVGTEGQLGGQAEVQGVSGTWKDLTQSVNFMANNLTSQVRNIAEVTTAVAKGDLSKKITVDAKGEILELVTTVNTMVDQLSSFAEQVTRVAREVGTEGILGGQAHVAGVVGIWKDLSDNVNLMAKNLTMQVRNISQVAAAVANGDLTRTVTIEARGEVAQLADTFNTMVKTLSSFADQVTKVAREVGTDGILGGQAHVPGVAGTWKDLTESVNQMASNLTGQVRNIAMVTTAIAKGDLTKKIDIDARGEILELKTTINTMVDQLSSFAEEVTRVAREVGTEGQLGGQARVRDVDGTWRDLTESVNEMAGNLTRQVRAIARVATAVTRGDLNLKIDVDASGEIQELQDYINKMIANLRDTTIANKEQDWLKGNLARISALMQGRRDLEDVASLIMSELTPVVSAQHGAFFLAMPLVDGKDTSAEGEDQYELRMLGSYAYSMGSMPTSFRPGEGLIGTAAMEKRTILVENAPSGYLKISSGLGEAPPAQVIVLPVLFEGQVLGVIELASFTPFTQIQKDFLNQIAEMIATSVNTISVNTKTEVLLKQSQELTEQLRERSAELENRQKALQASNAELEEKAELLAQQNRDIEVKNTEIEEARQVLEERAEQLAVSMRYKSEFLANMSHELRTPLNSLLILAKLLADNAEGNLSPKQVEFAETIHGAGSDLLQLINDILDLSKVEAGKMDVSPTRIALVQLVDYVEATFRPLTAEKGLDLSVRVSPELPATLHTDEQRLLQVLRNLLSNAVKFTDSGSVELVIRPAGMDVPQKIREQLLEAGSLTEADAPLIAFSVTDTGIGIAASKMRVIFEAFKQADGTTSRKYGGTGLGLSISREIAQLLGGEIHAQSEPGRGSTFTLYLPLHPSELPPHGYQQQLPPLDAGALVASAADLAELAEISDGAIETPAEVRSYRETQNGAAALFRRRRRAANELEQRPAQQEQWSAPAAQDTAPQSRRGIRFGGEKVLIVDDDIRNVFALTSVLEQHGLSVLYAENGREGIEVLEQHDDVAVVLMDIMMPEMDGYATTTAIRRMPQFAGLPIIALTAKAMKGDREKAIESGASDYVTKPVDPDHLLAVMNQWMRDQ